In one Blastococcus sp. Marseille-P5729 genomic region, the following are encoded:
- a CDS encoding CaiB/BaiF CoA-transferase family protein — protein MSGPLTGIRILDLTRVVMGPYATQILADQGAEVIMIESPELDTNRIMGGGPHAELSGVALNLLRNKRSVVLDLKTEEGRDAVQRIAATCDVVIATMRPAALERLGVSYEQFRENRSDLIYCQGQGFPLTSAQREAAAYDDVIQAASGVADISRRVYGEGYLLPTIFADKVSGMAMAQAISAALFQRERTGEGCHIEVAMQRTASSFLLVEHGSKGITEPPMGPAGYARIMTKERRVHPTLDGMIHVLPYRPAHYDDLFGTVDWPDLKDRSRYARPGDSMENSDSLYADVRRVMATRTTDDWMTFCAERSIPAARVATLDDLVDALPVVEHPAAGSYHLTDTAAYFDGEGAELRNHAPLHGADTDSILGGLD, from the coding sequence ATGAGCGGGCCGCTGACCGGAATCCGGATCCTCGATCTGACCCGCGTCGTGATGGGGCCGTACGCGACTCAGATCCTTGCCGATCAGGGTGCCGAGGTCATCATGATCGAGAGCCCGGAGCTCGACACCAACCGCATCATGGGTGGCGGGCCGCACGCGGAGCTTTCGGGCGTCGCGCTGAACCTCCTACGCAACAAGCGATCGGTCGTTCTCGACCTCAAGACGGAGGAGGGCCGGGACGCCGTCCAACGGATCGCGGCAACTTGTGATGTCGTCATCGCGACGATGCGGCCCGCCGCTCTCGAGCGACTCGGTGTGTCGTACGAGCAGTTTCGGGAGAACCGCAGCGACCTGATCTACTGCCAGGGGCAAGGATTCCCACTGACCTCCGCACAGCGGGAGGCGGCAGCGTACGACGACGTGATCCAGGCGGCCAGCGGTGTCGCCGACATCTCGCGCCGGGTGTACGGCGAGGGCTACCTGCTGCCCACGATCTTCGCCGACAAGGTGTCTGGAATGGCGATGGCGCAGGCGATCTCGGCTGCGCTCTTTCAGCGTGAGCGCACCGGCGAAGGCTGCCACATCGAGGTCGCGATGCAGCGGACCGCGAGCTCCTTCCTGCTCGTCGAGCACGGCTCGAAGGGGATCACCGAGCCGCCGATGGGGCCGGCCGGCTACGCGCGGATCATGACCAAGGAGCGGCGCGTACATCCGACGCTCGACGGCATGATCCACGTGCTGCCGTACCGCCCGGCGCACTATGACGACCTGTTCGGGACGGTCGACTGGCCCGATCTGAAGGACCGTAGCCGGTACGCCAGGCCCGGCGACTCGATGGAGAACTCGGACTCGCTGTACGCCGACGTACGCCGCGTGATGGCGACGAGGACGACCGACGACTGGATGACGTTCTGCGCCGAGCGGTCGATTCCGGCGGCTCGGGTGGCGACCCTCGACGATCTGGTCGACGCGCTGCCCGTCGTCGAGCATCCCGCAGCGGGCTCCTACCACCTGACCGATACCGCGGCGTACTTCGACGGCGAGGGGGCAGAGCTGCGCAACCACGCACCGCTGCACGGAGCCGATACCGACTCGATTCTCGGTGGGCTCGACTAG
- the treZ gene encoding malto-oligosyltrehalose trehalohydrolase → MERYEVWAPAASTMRLLVDDDVIEMEPSDEGWWCADGPRGDYGYQIDGDDSVLPDPRSRWQPDGVHGRSRFFDTQAFQWSDAGWRGRSIEGGVIYELHVGAFTPEGTFEAAAGRLDHLLAIGVTHVELMPVNAFNGDYNWGYDGVLWYAVHERYGGPAAYQEFVDICHAKGLAVIQDVVHNHLGPSGNYLPRFGPYLASEGRSAWGEHVNLTELAVRDYILDNMAYWFEQMHVDGLRLDAVHALRDLGGKHLLQEMAERRTQLEETTGRALELIAESDLNDPVMITPIDHGGYGLDAQWSDDFHHALHVALTGEVDGYYADFASLSSLATVLEHGFFHAGSYSSFRGREHGHPIDTDRTPAWRLVVSAQNHDQIGNRARGDRITEVLGESELLIAALMLYAGPFTPMLFMGEEWAAATPFQFFTSHPEPELCRAVADGRRGEFARMGWDLSVVPDPQHPGTYEASHLDWTEPGQRPNKRVLDGYRRLAELRVSVAALIDPAFATGHVEVDDERQRLRFTRGAGLDRPAEVIVNFGADPWEIGVSADAELLFSTDAGVRLVGGALTLPPRSGALLLHAP, encoded by the coding sequence ATGGAACGCTATGAGGTGTGGGCCCCCGCGGCATCGACGATGCGGCTGCTCGTGGACGACGACGTCATCGAGATGGAGCCGTCGGACGAGGGTTGGTGGTGCGCGGACGGGCCGCGTGGCGACTACGGCTATCAGATAGACGGGGATGACTCGGTGTTGCCAGATCCCCGCAGCAGATGGCAACCGGACGGCGTCCACGGCCGGTCCCGGTTCTTCGACACACAAGCGTTTCAGTGGTCTGACGCGGGGTGGCGTGGTCGGTCGATCGAGGGGGGCGTCATCTACGAGCTCCACGTCGGCGCCTTCACACCCGAGGGCACCTTCGAGGCGGCCGCCGGCCGCCTCGATCACCTTTTGGCGATAGGTGTGACGCACGTCGAGCTGATGCCGGTCAACGCCTTCAACGGCGACTACAACTGGGGATACGACGGAGTCCTCTGGTACGCCGTCCACGAGCGGTACGGGGGGCCGGCTGCATATCAAGAGTTCGTGGATATCTGTCATGCAAAGGGACTGGCCGTCATCCAGGACGTCGTCCACAACCACCTCGGACCGAGCGGGAACTACCTCCCGCGGTTCGGCCCGTATCTCGCCTCCGAGGGACGGTCGGCGTGGGGTGAGCACGTGAACCTGACCGAGCTCGCCGTCCGCGACTACATCCTCGACAACATGGCCTACTGGTTCGAGCAGATGCACGTCGACGGGCTGCGGCTCGATGCCGTCCACGCGCTGAGAGATCTAGGTGGGAAGCACCTGCTGCAGGAGATGGCCGAACGACGTACCCAGCTGGAGGAAACCACCGGCCGCGCTCTCGAGCTGATTGCCGAATCAGACCTGAACGACCCCGTGATGATCACACCGATCGACCACGGCGGATACGGGCTGGATGCTCAGTGGAGCGACGATTTCCACCACGCGCTGCACGTCGCACTCACCGGGGAGGTCGACGGTTACTACGCCGACTTCGCGTCGCTGTCGTCATTGGCGACCGTTCTCGAGCACGGATTCTTCCACGCCGGCAGCTATTCATCCTTCCGAGGCCGGGAGCATGGCCATCCGATCGACACCGATCGGACACCCGCATGGCGACTCGTGGTCAGCGCGCAGAATCACGATCAGATAGGCAACCGCGCGCGCGGTGACCGCATCACCGAGGTGCTCGGCGAGTCCGAGCTGCTGATCGCGGCTCTGATGCTGTACGCCGGACCGTTCACACCCATGCTGTTCATGGGGGAGGAGTGGGCGGCCGCGACTCCCTTCCAGTTCTTCACCTCGCACCCCGAGCCGGAGCTCTGCCGGGCGGTCGCAGACGGACGCCGCGGCGAGTTCGCCAGGATGGGCTGGGATCTGTCGGTCGTTCCAGATCCCCAGCACCCGGGTACCTACGAGGCCTCCCACCTCGACTGGACCGAGCCGGGGCAGAGGCCGAACAAGCGCGTGCTCGACGGCTATCGCCGACTTGCAGAGCTCCGCGTCAGCGTCGCTGCGCTCATCGATCCGGCGTTCGCGACCGGGCACGTCGAGGTCGACGATGAGCGCCAGCGGCTGCGCTTCACGCGCGGCGCCGGTCTCGATCGCCCCGCCGAGGTGATCGTGAACTTCGGAGCCGATCCCTGGGAGATCGGGGTGAGCGCGGACGCCGAGCTGCTGTTCAGCACGGACGCCGGCGTCCGCCTCGTCGGCGGTGCGTTGACCCTGCCGCCGCGGTCAGGGGCACTGCTGCTGCACGCACCATGA
- a CDS encoding aldo/keto reductase translates to MDYVRIGDSGLVVSQIALGCMTYGAPGQGAHPWSLPEDQSRPFIKQALDAGITFFDTANVYSLGSSEEIVGRALADMARRDDIVIATKVCNRMRPGPYGAGLSRKAIMAECEDSLRRLGTDYIDLYQIHRWDRATPIEETMEALHDLVRSGKVRYIGASSMHAWQFAKAQHVAAMNGWTPFISMQDHYNLLAREEEREMHPMCLDMGVGVIPWSPLARGRLTRPWDQATGRIDTDEFGKTLYRDDDQRIVDAVEQIAGERGIPMAQVALAWVRSKPVVDAPIVGASKPEQLADAVAALDVELTGAEIATLEEHYTPRPNTGFL, encoded by the coding sequence ATGGACTACGTACGGATCGGCGACAGTGGACTGGTGGTATCGCAGATCGCTCTGGGCTGCATGACCTACGGGGCCCCTGGCCAAGGAGCCCATCCGTGGTCGCTTCCGGAGGACCAGTCCCGACCCTTCATCAAGCAGGCTCTGGACGCAGGGATCACCTTCTTCGACACCGCCAACGTCTACTCCCTGGGCTCGTCCGAGGAGATCGTCGGGCGTGCGCTCGCCGACATGGCCCGCCGCGACGACATCGTCATCGCTACCAAGGTGTGCAACCGGATGCGCCCAGGACCGTACGGCGCCGGCCTCTCCCGCAAGGCGATCATGGCCGAGTGCGAGGACTCGCTGCGCAGGCTCGGTACCGACTACATCGACCTGTATCAGATACATCGTTGGGATCGCGCGACGCCGATCGAGGAGACGATGGAGGCTCTGCACGACCTCGTCCGCAGCGGCAAGGTGCGTTATATAGGGGCCTCGTCGATGCATGCCTGGCAGTTCGCGAAGGCTCAGCACGTGGCGGCCATGAACGGGTGGACGCCGTTCATCTCCATGCAGGACCACTACAACCTGCTGGCCCGCGAGGAAGAACGCGAGATGCACCCGATGTGCCTGGACATGGGCGTCGGCGTCATCCCCTGGAGCCCGCTCGCACGTGGCCGGCTGACCCGACCGTGGGACCAGGCGACCGGCCGCATCGACACCGACGAGTTCGGCAAGACGCTTTACCGGGACGACGACCAGCGCATCGTGGACGCCGTCGAGCAGATCGCCGGCGAGCGCGGCATTCCGATGGCGCAGGTGGCGCTGGCCTGGGTGCGGTCCAAGCCGGTTGTGGACGCACCGATCGTGGGCGCCTCGAAGCCCGAGCAGCTCGCGGATGCGGTCGCTGCGCTCGACGTCGAGCTCACCGGCGCCGAGATCGCCACGCTGGAGGAGCACTACACCCCGCGCCCCAACACCGGCTTCCTATAG
- a CDS encoding AMP-binding protein, with amino-acid sequence MFDAVSPFRLLERWSHLPTRRFASYESPAGLVKQVTYQQQMDRSLRAAAVLRQLGVHRGDRVHVHLPNCPEFLDLWLGANAIGAVLVPTNPLSTAAELQHLVSDSGASASIADDDLIDTVKEAIAPGIRVLTRSQLAEQAEKAAPTHPTPALGSDLAAILYTSGTTSLPKGVMITNANYVSVGTACAEHFSVGPDDRWLIVLPFFHANAQYYCTMSALYVGASIAVMPTFSASKYGAQARRHDATLASLFGAPIRMILAQPESRHDKYSRLRTTMFAQAITGEQAAEFERRFNTRLVHGYGMTETVLPPTINPVSAQRRPDSMGRELPGVRLRIVDEHGNEAAAGEPGELQVAGRPGQNIAQGYWKTPDATAETFGGGWLRTGDVVRRHADGFYYFVDRTKDMIKRAGENVAAGEVERVVNAHPSVFECAAVGAPDEMRDEMIVVYVVVAADHHFDGEALESWCQERLARFKVPSRFVQAAERPRPSVGKTRKTVLRGLAVE; translated from the coding sequence GTGTTCGATGCTGTTTCCCCTTTCCGTCTGCTCGAGCGCTGGTCGCACCTGCCCACCCGCAGGTTCGCCAGTTACGAGAGCCCGGCAGGTCTGGTCAAGCAGGTCACCTACCAGCAGCAGATGGACCGGTCGCTGCGGGCGGCCGCCGTCCTGCGGCAACTGGGTGTGCACCGCGGCGACCGGGTCCACGTCCACCTGCCGAACTGCCCCGAATTCCTCGACCTGTGGCTGGGCGCCAACGCCATCGGCGCGGTCCTCGTGCCGACCAACCCGCTGTCCACCGCCGCGGAGCTGCAGCACCTCGTCAGCGACTCGGGGGCGAGCGCGAGCATCGCGGACGACGACCTGATCGACACGGTGAAGGAGGCGATCGCGCCCGGCATCCGGGTGCTTACCCGCTCGCAACTGGCCGAGCAGGCCGAGAAGGCGGCGCCGACCCACCCCACCCCGGCGCTGGGCAGCGACCTGGCGGCGATCCTCTACACCTCCGGCACGACCAGCCTGCCCAAGGGCGTGATGATCACCAACGCCAACTACGTGAGCGTCGGAACCGCCTGCGCCGAGCACTTCAGCGTGGGACCCGACGACCGGTGGCTGATCGTATTGCCGTTCTTCCACGCCAACGCGCAGTACTACTGCACGATGTCCGCGCTGTACGTCGGTGCCTCGATCGCGGTGATGCCGACGTTCAGCGCCTCGAAGTACGGTGCGCAGGCACGACGGCACGACGCGACCCTGGCCTCGCTGTTCGGCGCCCCGATCCGGATGATCCTCGCCCAGCCAGAGAGCCGGCACGACAAGTACTCACGGCTGCGCACCACGATGTTCGCCCAGGCGATCACCGGCGAGCAGGCGGCGGAGTTCGAGCGACGATTCAACACCCGGCTCGTGCACGGCTACGGAATGACCGAGACGGTGCTGCCACCGACCATCAACCCGGTGAGCGCGCAACGGCGTCCGGACTCGATGGGACGCGAGCTACCCGGCGTCCGGCTGCGGATCGTCGACGAGCACGGCAACGAGGCCGCCGCCGGCGAGCCGGGCGAGCTGCAGGTCGCGGGCCGCCCCGGCCAGAACATCGCGCAGGGCTACTGGAAGACCCCCGACGCCACCGCCGAGACCTTCGGCGGCGGGTGGCTGCGCACCGGCGACGTCGTACGCCGGCACGCCGACGGCTTCTACTACTTCGTCGATCGCACCAAGGACATGATCAAGCGGGCGGGTGAGAACGTTGCCGCTGGCGAGGTCGAGCGGGTGGTCAACGCGCACCCGAGCGTCTTCGAGTGCGCGGCGGTCGGCGCTCCGGACGAGATGCGCGACGAGATGATCGTGGTCTACGTCGTGGTCGCGGCCGACCATCATTTCGACGGCGAGGCGCTCGAGAGCTGGTGCCAGGAGCGGCTGGCGCGCTTCAAGGTACCCAGCCGGTTCGTGCAGGCCGCCGAGCGGCCCCGCCCCTCGGTGGGCAAGACCCGCAAGACGGTGCTGCGCGGGCTGGCCGTCGAGTGA
- the hrpB gene encoding ATP-dependent helicase HrpB, whose translation MPTLAHLVADGCGLPFAAAATDLAEAVSARGTAVVEAPPGTGKTTLAPAIVVGCVEGRVVVTQPRRVAARAAARRLASLTGTRVGELVGFTVRGERATSPGMRIEIVTPGVLLRRLLADPALDGVGAVILDEVHERGLETDLLTGLLSEVRELREDLVLVAMSATLDAAGLATLIDGPDGAAPVVGCPAASYPLAVYWAPPTGPAMDARGVNRAFLQHVSEVAVRAFDERPDGGDLLVFLPGVREVSDVASRLRGRVPAEVLELHGRVNAREQDRAVSGRRPGEPARIVVSTALAESSLTVDGVRAVVDAGLAREPRRDAMRGMSGLVTVTCSRASADQRAGRAARQGPGVVWRCYDERAYAAMRPQVTPEAATADLTAALLTLACWGAPRGEGLRLPSALPAGAIRDAERVLRSLGAVDEEGRVTSVGRALAAVPADPRWARALVDGAALVGRRRAAEIVASVELDAGRGEPDLDRALSLLRKGSGPDGARWRTEIARLERAVPADRPHELSGTSHSTGTVIALAFPERVARRTGASYLLASGTRAAAPAALAGHEWLAVANVTRADGAAAAGTGAVIRAGAALDEATARQAASHLVSTETRGAIDQGRLTARRLTVLGAIELSSTPVPASEVGEEAVRDAVRSEGLAVIGWSDSADLLRRRLALLRRHFGDPWPDMAEEALLARLDEWLGPELTQAAVSGRLRSIDFTSPLGRLLPWPDAVRLDELVPERLVVPSGSAVRLDYPPPDEDGPVVCAVKLQECFGLAESPTILDGRVRVLFHLLSPARRPLAVTDDLASFWAGPYAQVRAEMRGRYPKHPWPEDPWSAPATARTNRR comes from the coding sequence GTGCCTACCCTTGCCCATCTTGTCGCCGATGGCTGCGGGCTGCCGTTCGCAGCCGCTGCTACCGACCTCGCCGAGGCAGTCAGCGCTCGCGGGACGGCGGTGGTGGAAGCCCCGCCGGGCACCGGCAAGACGACCCTCGCGCCGGCGATCGTCGTCGGCTGCGTCGAAGGCCGCGTCGTCGTCACGCAGCCGCGGCGGGTGGCCGCCCGCGCCGCTGCCCGACGCCTCGCCTCGCTGACTGGCACGCGGGTCGGCGAGCTGGTCGGGTTCACGGTGCGTGGCGAGCGCGCGACCAGCCCCGGGATGAGGATCGAGATCGTGACGCCGGGAGTGCTGCTTCGCCGGCTGCTCGCGGATCCCGCGCTGGACGGCGTCGGGGCGGTGATCCTCGACGAGGTGCACGAGCGTGGGTTGGAGACGGACCTTTTGACCGGCCTGCTGAGCGAGGTACGGGAGCTCCGTGAGGATCTGGTGCTGGTGGCGATGTCGGCGACGCTGGACGCCGCAGGGCTGGCGACGCTCATCGACGGCCCGGACGGCGCAGCGCCGGTGGTGGGGTGCCCGGCGGCGTCCTACCCGCTTGCGGTCTACTGGGCGCCGCCGACTGGCCCGGCAATGGACGCCCGCGGCGTGAATCGCGCATTTCTCCAGCATGTAAGCGAAGTAGCGGTGCGCGCGTTCGACGAGCGTCCGGACGGCGGGGATCTGCTGGTGTTCCTGCCGGGAGTGCGCGAGGTCTCCGATGTCGCTAGCCGGCTCCGTGGCCGGGTCCCGGCCGAGGTGCTGGAGCTGCACGGCCGGGTAAATGCCCGCGAGCAGGACCGCGCGGTCTCTGGCCGCCGGCCGGGCGAGCCCGCCCGCATCGTCGTCTCGACCGCTCTGGCCGAGTCCTCGCTGACGGTGGACGGCGTCCGCGCGGTGGTGGACGCGGGGCTGGCCCGTGAGCCGCGACGGGACGCGATGCGCGGCATGTCGGGCCTGGTGACGGTCACCTGTTCGCGTGCATCCGCTGATCAGCGAGCCGGTCGCGCGGCCCGACAGGGGCCCGGCGTGGTGTGGCGCTGCTACGACGAGCGGGCGTACGCCGCGATGCGCCCGCAGGTCACTCCCGAGGCCGCCACCGCGGATCTCACCGCCGCGCTGCTCACCCTCGCCTGCTGGGGAGCGCCGCGTGGCGAGGGGTTACGCCTGCCGTCGGCGCTACCCGCGGGCGCCATCCGCGACGCGGAGCGTGTGCTGCGCTCGCTCGGTGCGGTAGACGAGGAGGGCCGAGTGACGAGTGTCGGTCGCGCACTCGCTGCCGTTCCGGCGGACCCGCGATGGGCCCGCGCACTGGTCGACGGCGCCGCACTCGTCGGCCGGCGCCGCGCGGCCGAGATCGTGGCCTCGGTCGAGCTCGACGCCGGCCGCGGCGAGCCGGACCTCGATCGAGCACTTTCCTTGTTACGTAAGGGAAGCGGGCCGGACGGCGCGCGCTGGCGAACAGAGATCGCGCGGCTCGAACGCGCCGTGCCGGCCGACCGACCTCACGAGCTTTCCGGAACGTCTCATTCCACGGGGACCGTAATCGCGCTGGCCTTCCCTGAGCGGGTCGCGCGGCGTACCGGCGCGAGCTACCTGCTGGCATCGGGCACTCGAGCTGCGGCGCCGGCCGCCCTCGCTGGGCACGAATGGCTCGCGGTTGCCAACGTGACCAGAGCTGATGGCGCGGCCGCGGCGGGTACCGGCGCGGTGATCCGGGCCGGCGCCGCGCTCGATGAGGCTACGGCCCGCCAAGCTGCGAGCCACCTGGTGTCGACCGAGACCCGCGGGGCCATCGATCAGGGACGACTCACCGCTCGGCGGCTCACGGTGCTGGGTGCGATCGAGCTGAGCTCGACACCGGTGCCGGCGTCCGAGGTGGGGGAAGAGGCGGTGCGTGACGCGGTGCGTTCAGAGGGCCTGGCGGTCATCGGCTGGTCGGATAGCGCCGATCTGCTGCGCCGTCGCCTCGCGCTGCTTCGCAGACATTTTGGCGATCCGTGGCCCGATATGGCGGAGGAGGCGCTCCTCGCCCGCCTTGATGAGTGGCTCGGCCCGGAGCTGACGCAGGCGGCCGTATCGGGGCGGTTGCGCTCGATCGACTTCACGAGCCCGCTGGGACGGCTGCTGCCATGGCCGGACGCCGTCCGTCTGGACGAGCTGGTGCCTGAGCGGCTAGTCGTGCCCAGCGGGTCGGCGGTGCGGCTGGACTACCCACCACCCGACGAGGACGGCCCGGTCGTGTGTGCAGTGAAGCTGCAGGAGTGCTTCGGGCTCGCTGAATCGCCGACGATCCTGGACGGCCGGGTGCGGGTGCTATTCCACCTGCTGTCGCCGGCCCGCCGTCCGCTCGCCGTCACCGACGACCTGGCCTCGTTCTGGGCGGGGCCCTACGCGCAGGTGCGTGCCGAGATGCGTGGGCGGTACCCGAAGCATCCGTGGCCGGAAGACCCGTGGAGCGCCCCAGCCACCGCCCGCACCAACCGCCGTTGA
- a CDS encoding NADPH-dependent FMN reductase has product MLKPVLQIIICSTRPGRVGKSVGEWFAGVAREHGGLEVQVADLAEINLPFMNEPNHPRMQKYTHQHTKDWSERIAGSDAIVFVTPEYNYGFNAQFKNALDYLYLEWGNKPVGFVSYGGISGGMRAVQMMKQVVTTVQMFPMNAAVAIPNVAGMVSDDKQTFSPSEPVTKSATALLDELVKTAPIMAQLRT; this is encoded by the coding sequence GTGTTGAAGCCTGTCCTTCAAATCATCATCTGCAGTACCCGCCCGGGCCGGGTCGGCAAGTCGGTCGGCGAGTGGTTCGCCGGGGTCGCGCGAGAGCACGGCGGGCTCGAAGTGCAGGTCGCCGATCTCGCGGAGATCAACCTGCCGTTCATGAACGAGCCCAACCATCCGCGGATGCAGAAGTACACCCATCAACACACCAAGGACTGGTCGGAGCGGATAGCCGGGTCGGACGCGATCGTGTTCGTCACCCCGGAGTACAACTACGGCTTCAACGCCCAGTTCAAGAACGCCCTGGACTATCTGTACTTGGAGTGGGGCAACAAGCCGGTCGGTTTCGTGTCGTACGGCGGCATCTCCGGCGGAATGCGGGCGGTGCAAATGATGAAGCAGGTGGTCACCACCGTGCAGATGTTCCCGATGAACGCCGCCGTGGCGATCCCCAACGTGGCCGGGATGGTCAGCGACGACAAACAGACCTTCTCGCCGTCCGAACCGGTAACCAAGTCGGCAACAGCCCTGCTTGACGAGCTCGTCAAGACCGCGCCCATCATGGCCCAGCTCCGCACATAG
- a CDS encoding YwiC-like family protein → MPSQHGAWAMLIAPYLLGLIATIADGRFELADVVLFAFWMVDYFAFFATSLWLKSRRKPRYFPPVRAYVVASSVLGLLTLVLQPSVWSWVLAFAPLLAVGLYSAYQRDERSLISGATTVAAACLMPAVVYADGLFDFFDGLGEAPYDRIALIMLACFGYFFGTVLYVKTMIRERGHLSYVVASVAWHAAFTIAAFLSRGLLREQLLVGDGVWLGLVLFFAVMTVRSLAVPMLWPMRGKTLSAKSLGIGEIFCTIALGAILIAAVV, encoded by the coding sequence GTGCCCAGCCAGCACGGCGCCTGGGCGATGCTCATCGCGCCGTACCTCCTCGGGCTGATCGCGACGATCGCCGACGGGCGCTTCGAGCTCGCCGACGTCGTCCTGTTCGCCTTCTGGATGGTCGACTACTTCGCCTTCTTCGCCACCTCGCTATGGCTGAAGTCGCGCCGCAAACCCCGGTACTTCCCACCGGTCAGGGCGTACGTGGTGGCCTCCAGCGTCCTCGGACTGCTGACGCTCGTGCTGCAGCCCAGCGTGTGGTCCTGGGTGCTGGCGTTCGCGCCGCTCCTGGCGGTGGGGCTGTACTCCGCCTACCAGCGCGACGAGCGCTCGCTGATCTCCGGCGCGACGACCGTCGCTGCGGCCTGCCTGATGCCTGCCGTGGTGTACGCCGACGGGCTGTTCGACTTCTTCGATGGGCTGGGCGAGGCACCGTACGACCGGATTGCGCTGATCATGCTGGCGTGCTTCGGATACTTCTTCGGCACCGTCCTGTACGTCAAGACGATGATCCGCGAGCGCGGCCACCTGTCGTACGTCGTCGCTTCGGTCGCCTGGCACGCGGCCTTCACAATCGCAGCCTTCCTGTCGCGAGGGTTACTGCGTGAGCAACTGCTCGTGGGGGACGGCGTCTGGCTCGGGCTGGTGCTGTTCTTCGCGGTGATGACGGTGCGGTCGCTCGCCGTCCCGATGTTGTGGCCCATGCGGGGCAAGACCCTGAGCGCCAAGTCCCTGGGGATCGGCGAGATCTTCTGCACTATCGCGCTGGGCGCGATCCTCATCGCCGCCGTCGTATGA